A single genomic interval of Helianthus annuus cultivar XRQ/B chromosome 13, HanXRQr2.0-SUNRISE, whole genome shotgun sequence harbors:
- the LOC110901543 gene encoding uncharacterized protein LOC110901543, with protein MVHKHAFEALDRTMPGVFSEGRSIRSDIPFGGKVIVFGGDFRQILPVIPNGTRQEIVSASLSSSYIWAKCRLLRLTKNMRLTIGAESSNMESIREFAKWLIDIGEGNVGDDNDGDTIIEIPDDLLITDICDPLQSLIDFVYPSVIGQFRIPGFFSERAILAPKNEVVHEINDRLLSLFPGDAKEYLSSDSICQTEQILDSFQESLYSTENLNALKISGLPNHRLVLKVGVPVMLLRNIDQQKGLCNGTRLQITFLGKRVIEAEVISGGNIGTRVFIPMINMIPSDKKIPFQFQRRQFPLSVCFAMTINKS; from the coding sequence ATGGTACACAAACATGCCTTTGAAGCTTTAGATAGAACGATGCCCGGCGTATTTTCGGAAGGTAGGAGTATTCGTTCGGATATTCCTTTTGGAGGTAAAGTTATTGTATTTGGTGGTGACTTTAGACAAATACTACCTGTTATTCCTAATGGTACTAGACAAGAAATTGTTAGTGCATCTTTAAGCTCTTCATACATATGGGCAAAATGCAGACTCCTACGGCTGACTAAAAACATGCGTCTAACTATTGGAGCTGAAAGTTCGAATATGGAGTCTATCAGAGAATTTGCAAAATGGCTTATTGATATTGGTGAAGGAAATGTTGGAGATGATAATGATGGTGACACCATTATAGAGATACCAGATGATTTACTAATCACCGATATTTGTGACCCATTACAAAGTTTAATTGACTTTGTATATCCTTCAGTTATTGGACAATTTAGGATTCCTGGATTTTTTTCTGAGCGAGCAATTCTTGCACCCAAAAATGAGGTAGTTCATGAAATTAATGATCGATTGCTTTCGTTATTTCCTGGTGATGCGAAAGAGTATCTGAGTTCTGATAGTATATGTCAAACTGAACAAATTCTTGATTCTTTTCAAGAAAGCTTATACTCAACAGAAAATTTGAATGCTCTTAAGATTTCTGGCTTGCCTAATCACAGATTAGTTCTTAAAGTTGGTGTTCCTGTGATGCTTCTTCGAAACATTGATCAACAGAAAGGGTTATGTAACGGTACAAGGCTTCAAATTACTTTTCTTGGTAAACGAGTTATAGAAGCTGAAGTTATATCTGGTGGGAACATTGGCACGAGAGTTTTTATTCCAATGATTAATATGATCCCGTCTGACAAAAAAATACCTTTTCAATTTCAACGAAGACAATTTCCATTATCAGTTTGTTTTGCTATGACAATTAACAAGAGTTAA